The Candidatus Pantoea soli genome window below encodes:
- a CDS encoding DegT/DnrJ/EryC1/StrS family aminotransferase has protein sequence MNTKPVYITSPLLPPLEEFVPYLEAIWQNKILTNGGPFHQQLEQELARYLGVEHLCLFTNGTLALLTALQALRITGEVITTPYSFVATSHSLLWNGLTPVFVDIDPHSCNIDASKIEQAITPQTTAILPVHCYGNPCDVDKIQRIADLYGLKVIYDAAHAFGVRKEGNSILNYGDLSILSFHATKAFNTIEGGAIICRDAKMKKRIDYLKNFGFADETTIVATGINGKMNEVQAAFGLLQLKHIDSALAERARIQAHYHQLLAEIDGIELLTIPAGVEWNYSYLPVMVTDAYPVSRDALYEHLREQNIIARRYFYPLITSFPMYRNLASADETMLPVAQRMSSRVLCLPVFPGLALEVVESIVAMIRSLAHQHQKTDLPLVS, from the coding sequence ATGAATACGAAACCCGTTTATATTACCAGCCCGCTGTTGCCGCCGCTGGAGGAGTTTGTGCCGTATCTGGAGGCGATCTGGCAGAATAAAATTCTGACCAACGGCGGGCCTTTTCACCAGCAGCTGGAACAGGAGCTGGCGCGCTATCTGGGCGTTGAACACCTGTGCCTGTTTACCAACGGGACGCTGGCACTGCTGACGGCGCTGCAGGCGTTGCGTATCACCGGTGAAGTGATCACGACGCCTTACTCCTTTGTTGCCACCTCGCATTCGCTGCTGTGGAATGGCTTAACGCCGGTGTTTGTGGATATCGATCCGCACAGCTGCAACATCGATGCGAGCAAAATTGAACAGGCGATCACCCCGCAGACCACGGCCATCCTGCCGGTGCACTGCTATGGCAATCCCTGTGACGTTGACAAAATCCAGCGCATTGCCGATCTCTACGGGCTGAAGGTGATCTATGACGCGGCGCATGCCTTTGGCGTGCGGAAAGAGGGCAACAGCATCCTCAATTATGGCGATCTTTCGATACTGAGTTTCCACGCCACCAAAGCGTTTAATACCATTGAAGGCGGTGCCATTATTTGCCGTGACGCCAAAATGAAAAAGCGCATTGATTACCTGAAAAACTTCGGCTTTGCCGATGAGACCACCATTGTGGCGACCGGCATTAACGGCAAAATGAATGAAGTGCAGGCCGCGTTTGGTCTGCTGCAGCTGAAGCATATCGACAGCGCCTTAGCGGAACGCGCCCGTATTCAGGCGCATTATCATCAGCTGCTGGCAGAGATTGACGGCATTGAGCTGCTGACGATTCCGGCCGGCGTGGAGTGGAATTACTCCTATCTGCCGGTGATGGTGACCGATGCGTATCCGGTAAGCCGCGACGCGCTCTATGAGCATCTGCGTGAGCAAAATATCATTGCCCGCCGCTACTTCTATCCGCTTATCACCAGCTTCCCGATGTATCGCAATTTGGCCAGCGCCGATGAAACAATGCTGCCTGTGGCGCAGCGCATGTCCAGTCGCGTGCTCTGCCTGCCGGTGTTCCCGGGGCTGGCGCTGGAGGTGGTTGAGAGTATTGTGGCGATGATACGCAGCCTGGCACATCAGCATCAGAAAACCGATTTGCCGCTGGTGAGCTGA
- the rfbA gene encoding glucose-1-phosphate thymidylyltransferase RfbA — protein sequence MKGIVLAGGTGSRLHPVTCGVSKQLLPVYDKPMIYYPLSVLMLAGIQDILVITTPDDLPAFQRLLGDGSHFGVNLQYAVQPSPDGLAQAFIIGESFIAGERCALVLGDNIFFGQSFGRTLEEVVARPQGATVFGYRVMDPERFGVVAFDKQYRAVSIEEKPAQPKSSFAVTGLYFYDKNVCAMAREVRPSPRGELEITTLNQMYLEDGLLNVEVLGRGFAWLDTGTHDSLLEASHFIHTIEKRQGFKIACLEEIAWRKGWIGSEAVLQRASYLSKTQYGQYLRLLVEE from the coding sequence ATGAAAGGTATAGTGCTGGCGGGTGGCACCGGCTCCCGTTTACACCCCGTGACCTGCGGCGTGTCGAAACAGCTATTGCCGGTATATGACAAACCGATGATCTACTATCCACTTTCCGTCCTGATGCTGGCCGGTATTCAGGATATTCTGGTCATCACCACGCCGGACGACCTGCCCGCGTTTCAGCGCCTGCTGGGAGACGGCAGCCATTTTGGCGTGAATCTGCAGTATGCCGTGCAGCCCTCGCCGGACGGCCTGGCGCAGGCGTTTATCATCGGCGAATCCTTTATTGCGGGTGAACGCTGCGCGCTGGTGCTGGGCGACAATATCTTCTTTGGTCAGAGCTTTGGCCGAACGCTGGAAGAGGTGGTGGCACGTCCTCAGGGTGCCACCGTGTTTGGTTACCGCGTGATGGACCCGGAGCGTTTTGGCGTGGTGGCGTTTGATAAGCAGTACCGCGCGGTGTCGATCGAAGAAAAACCGGCGCAGCCGAAATCGAGTTTCGCGGTCACCGGCCTCTATTTCTACGATAAAAACGTCTGTGCCATGGCGCGCGAGGTGCGTCCGTCACCGCGCGGCGAGCTGGAAATTACCACGCTCAACCAGATGTATCTGGAGGACGGCCTGCTGAATGTTGAAGTGCTGGGCCGCGGTTTTGCCTGGCTCGACACCGGCACCCACGATAGCCTGCTGGAAGCCTCTCACTTCATTCACACCATTGAAAAACGTCAGGGTTTTAAAATCGCCTGTCTGGAAGAGATTGCCTGGCGCAAAGGCTGGATTGGCAGTGAAGCAGTGCTGCAGCGTGCATCTTACCTGAGCAAAACCCAATACGGCCAGTATCTGCGACTGCTGGTGGAGGAGTGA
- the rfbC gene encoding dTDP-4-dehydrorhamnose 3,5-epimerase codes for MDVIATRIADVKIIQPAVFGDARGFFLETFEKRRYQQLLDIDLDFVQDNYSRSAQHVLRGLHFQKTQPQGKLVRVVRGEVFDVAVDIRPDSPTFGQWEGIVLSETNKTQLWIPPGLAHGFVVLSEIADFEYKCTDYYAPQDEACLMWNDPDIAIQWPVTLPQLSAKDQQGLSLQELVQCAFC; via the coding sequence ATGGACGTTATCGCGACCAGAATTGCCGATGTAAAAATCATTCAGCCCGCCGTGTTTGGCGATGCGCGCGGTTTCTTTCTGGAAACCTTCGAAAAGCGTCGCTACCAGCAGTTACTGGATATCGATCTTGATTTTGTGCAGGACAACTATTCCCGTTCAGCACAGCATGTCCTGCGCGGCCTGCACTTTCAGAAAACCCAGCCGCAGGGCAAGCTGGTGCGGGTGGTGCGCGGTGAAGTGTTTGATGTGGCCGTGGACATTCGTCCTGACTCACCCACTTTTGGCCAGTGGGAAGGCATTGTGCTTTCTGAAACCAATAAAACCCAGCTGTGGATCCCGCCGGGACTGGCGCACGGCTTCGTGGTGCTGTCTGAGATCGCCGATTTTGAATACAAATGTACTGATTACTACGCGCCACAGGATGAAGCCTGTCTGATGTGGAACGATCCTGATATCGCCATTCAATGGCCTGTAACCCTGCCGCAGCTTTCGGCAAAAGATCAACAAGGACTTTCTCTGCAGGAGTTAGTGCAATGCGCGTTTTGTTAA
- the rfbD gene encoding dTDP-4-dehydrorhamnose reductase codes for MRVLLTGAYGQLGRSLLDRVPAAWVLLACGSAELDITDRAAVERVVKKFRPDVILNAAAYTAVDKAETDRVRAMKVNAIGPENLALAARDVGARLIHISTDYVFDGSKKTPYLESDQPCPINFYGLSKWEGEKRVFAVLPQAIVIRTSWVFSEYGSNFVKTMLRLAATRTELSVVNDQVGCPTYAGDLAMAMIALASAEQAQGIYHYCGDVAVSWCEFAQAIFVVTQQDTVVKGISSGQYPTAAVRPLNSVMNCTRLQEAGVTPSDWQACLLLARLSLSSVFTPPEPGVKVLH; via the coding sequence ATGCGCGTTTTGTTAACCGGTGCTTACGGCCAGCTTGGCCGGAGTTTGCTGGATCGGGTACCGGCTGCGTGGGTGCTGCTGGCCTGCGGCTCGGCGGAATTAGACATTACCGATCGTGCTGCGGTTGAGCGGGTGGTGAAGAAATTCCGCCCTGATGTGATCCTAAACGCGGCGGCTTATACCGCCGTGGATAAAGCAGAAACCGATCGCGTCCGGGCAATGAAGGTCAACGCCATTGGTCCGGAAAACCTCGCGCTGGCGGCGCGTGATGTGGGGGCCCGCCTGATCCACATCTCAACCGATTATGTGTTTGATGGCAGCAAAAAAACGCCTTACCTTGAAAGCGATCAGCCCTGCCCGATTAACTTCTACGGCCTGAGCAAGTGGGAAGGTGAAAAGCGGGTGTTTGCCGTGCTGCCGCAGGCGATCGTGATTCGCACGTCGTGGGTGTTCAGCGAATACGGTTCTAACTTCGTGAAGACCATGCTGCGTCTTGCCGCCACGCGCACTGAGCTCAGCGTGGTGAATGATCAGGTGGGATGCCCGACCTACGCCGGCGATCTGGCGATGGCGATGATCGCGCTGGCCAGCGCGGAACAGGCGCAGGGGATCTACCATTACTGCGGCGATGTGGCCGTCAGCTGGTGTGAATTTGCCCAGGCTATCTTCGTGGTGACGCAGCAGGATACCGTGGTAAAAGGCATCAGCAGTGGGCAATACCCGACGGCTGCCGTGCGGCCGCTGAATAGCGTGATGAACTGCACGCGTCTGCAAGAGGCCGGCGTGACGCCTTCCGACTGGCAAGCCTGCCTGCTGCTGGCCCGTCTCTCCCTCTCTTCCGTCTTTACCCCGCCCGAACCGGGTGTGAAGGTGCTGCACTAA
- a CDS encoding glycosyltransferase, which produces MNAHALVSIIIPAYKATWFEQALKSALAQDYPHCEIIIGDDRPDDKIAAIVDACRAESRFPIAYQKHQPSLGEIANLRQAISRAQGEYVKFLYDDDILLPQAVSQLVAALEQVPEAVMATGKRDRIDSTGKALNDELYSVSPLQEAAVFHGQDMARWQADQLNNFIGEPSAVLMRTAVLRTLLEDKKALHTLVDEELPFIADLVIYLRVLRHGHLVYLPQSLSQVRVSREQISQEARLDGTVASQSHKRLPEEIKQLGWYNAALETGWIGCAPLHDPLQFQPFDLSSALQNALTESYFARWFRQRTLRPLDQRLITQHLAHQPAAHIRVLIDARHASQQAWQTTLNSLQCPVIGLTLHPVVLAAPHQTFTPPAEARIDVRDDQIVPAINALIAAGGFDWLLIIRAGSQLYSSGLQALGTVLPDVAHCQLIYADEVHPVNGRPVGASFRPDFNLDLLLSNPARMASHWLYRREYLQQLGGFAPHWPVSFELDAILRTVETQPFGVIGHLAEPLVQTHELRQPAEEERAIIRTHLQHRGYADATVSLSPHNTYQLHYAHARPAPVSIVIVISNHLANLVSCVTSLMEKTASQNYELILVAAEGGTQAQHDWLRGMADIDPARIRVLQLAGKFHRARMVNAAAAEARGDYLLLLNSDLAVLDHSWLDNLLNHAQRPEVAITGAKQIYANGLVRHAGYVLGINGLAGEPFYGDSNELAGHMTRLQADQNYSAVSGDLMMIRTEVFQALNGFDESLGYYDDIDFCLRVRDAGLMTVWTPYVRLLRQINPEQTVDSAARSAEETAQLQKWIGLVAQDPAYNPNLTLNNVNFSISSDSELTWRPLSWRPLPVVMPYMADFAGCGYYRIIKPFEAMRAEGLVDGKLSTALINVAELQRYAPDTLVFQRRIDPEFHEWLDNISRHSQAFKIYELDDYLPNIPLKNHHRAQFGNDVKKLMRRSLSYVDRFVVSTEPLAEAFAGMHPDIVVRKNRLSHDWWGQLQSLRGQGKKPRVGWAGGSSHTGDLEMIVDVVRHFKDQVEWVFFGMCPAKLQPYIHEYHHGVEIERYPAKLASLNLDLALAPVEDNFFNTCKSNLRLMEYGACGIPVICSDVACYRGDLTVTRVKNRHKEWVDAINMHLADPQASARMGATLQQEIRQHWMLDGENLRAWAAAWTQ; this is translated from the coding sequence ATGAACGCGCACGCTCTGGTAAGCATAATCATCCCCGCGTATAAGGCCACCTGGTTCGAACAGGCCCTGAAGAGTGCTCTGGCACAGGATTATCCTCACTGCGAAATTATCATCGGCGACGATCGTCCCGACGATAAAATCGCGGCGATTGTCGATGCCTGTCGGGCCGAAAGCCGGTTCCCTATCGCTTATCAGAAGCATCAGCCCTCCTTAGGCGAAATCGCCAACCTCCGCCAGGCGATTTCGCGTGCGCAGGGTGAATACGTTAAGTTTCTTTATGACGATGACATCCTGCTGCCGCAGGCCGTGTCACAGCTGGTTGCTGCCCTTGAGCAGGTGCCGGAAGCGGTAATGGCAACCGGCAAGCGTGACCGTATCGATTCCACAGGAAAAGCGCTGAACGATGAACTCTACAGCGTCTCCCCCCTGCAGGAAGCGGCCGTGTTTCATGGGCAGGATATGGCGCGCTGGCAGGCCGATCAGCTGAACAACTTCATTGGTGAACCGAGTGCGGTGCTGATGCGCACGGCGGTGCTGCGCACGCTGCTGGAAGATAAGAAAGCGCTGCACACGCTGGTCGATGAAGAACTGCCGTTTATTGCCGATCTGGTGATTTATCTGCGCGTGTTGCGCCACGGCCATCTGGTTTACCTGCCGCAGTCTCTGTCGCAGGTGCGCGTGTCGCGTGAACAGATTAGTCAGGAAGCGCGCCTCGATGGCACCGTCGCCAGCCAGTCACATAAGCGTTTACCGGAAGAGATTAAACAGCTGGGCTGGTATAACGCGGCGCTGGAAACGGGCTGGATCGGCTGCGCACCGCTGCACGATCCCCTGCAGTTCCAGCCGTTTGACCTCAGCAGCGCGCTGCAAAATGCGCTGACCGAAAGCTATTTTGCCCGCTGGTTCCGCCAGCGTACGCTGCGTCCGCTGGACCAGCGCCTGATTACGCAACACCTTGCCCACCAGCCGGCGGCACACATCCGGGTGCTGATTGATGCCCGTCACGCCAGCCAGCAGGCGTGGCAGACCACCCTGAACAGCCTGCAGTGCCCGGTTATCGGTTTAACCCTGCATCCGGTGGTGCTGGCTGCGCCGCACCAGACCTTTACCCCGCCGGCGGAAGCGCGTATTGACGTGCGCGACGATCAGATCGTCCCGGCGATCAATGCGCTGATCGCCGCCGGCGGATTTGACTGGCTGCTGATTATCCGTGCCGGCAGCCAGCTTTACTCTTCCGGTTTGCAGGCGCTGGGCACGGTGTTGCCGGATGTCGCGCACTGCCAGCTGATCTATGCAGATGAGGTGCATCCGGTGAACGGACGGCCGGTCGGGGCGTCATTCCGTCCGGACTTTAACCTCGATCTGCTGCTCAGCAATCCGGCCAGAATGGCCAGTCACTGGCTTTATCGCCGGGAGTACCTGCAGCAGCTCGGCGGCTTTGCGCCGCACTGGCCGGTGAGTTTTGAACTCGACGCGATTCTGCGCACCGTGGAAACGCAGCCTTTCGGCGTCATCGGCCACCTTGCCGAGCCGCTGGTGCAGACCCACGAGCTGCGCCAGCCCGCCGAAGAAGAGCGCGCCATTATTCGCACTCACCTGCAGCACCGCGGCTACGCGGATGCCACAGTCAGCCTGAGTCCGCACAATACCTATCAGCTGCACTATGCACACGCCCGGCCGGCACCGGTCTCCATTGTGATCGTGATCAGCAACCACCTGGCGAACCTGGTGAGCTGCGTGACCTCGCTGATGGAAAAAACCGCTTCGCAGAATTATGAGCTGATTCTGGTTGCCGCCGAAGGGGGCACTCAGGCACAGCACGACTGGCTGCGCGGCATGGCGGATATTGACCCGGCGCGCATTCGCGTGCTGCAGCTGGCCGGCAAATTCCATCGCGCCCGCATGGTCAATGCCGCCGCTGCTGAAGCGCGCGGCGACTATCTGCTGCTGCTGAACAGCGATCTGGCCGTGCTGGATCACAGCTGGCTGGACAACCTGCTGAACCATGCACAGCGTCCGGAAGTAGCGATCACCGGTGCGAAGCAGATTTATGCCAACGGCCTGGTGCGCCATGCGGGCTACGTGCTGGGCATCAATGGCCTGGCGGGTGAACCGTTCTATGGGGACAGCAACGAGCTGGCCGGGCACATGACGCGTCTGCAGGCCGATCAGAACTACAGCGCCGTTTCCGGCGATCTGATGATGATCCGGACGGAGGTTTTCCAGGCCCTGAACGGCTTCGATGAAAGCTTAGGCTATTACGACGACATCGATTTTTGTCTGCGGGTGCGCGACGCCGGTTTAATGACGGTCTGGACGCCGTATGTCCGGCTGCTGCGGCAGATCAATCCGGAGCAGACGGTCGATAGCGCGGCGCGCAGCGCAGAAGAGACGGCTCAGCTGCAAAAATGGATCGGGCTGGTTGCTCAGGATCCGGCCTACAACCCGAACCTCACGCTGAATAACGTGAACTTTAGCATCTCCTCTGACAGTGAACTGACGTGGCGACCGCTGTCGTGGCGACCGCTGCCGGTGGTGATGCCGTATATGGCCGACTTTGCCGGCTGTGGTTACTACCGCATCATCAAGCCTTTCGAAGCGATGCGGGCAGAAGGGCTGGTTGACGGCAAACTTTCCACTGCACTGATCAATGTCGCAGAGCTGCAGCGCTATGCCCCTGACACGCTGGTGTTCCAGCGCCGCATTGATCCGGAATTCCATGAGTGGCTGGATAACATCAGCCGGCACAGTCAGGCGTTCAAAATTTATGAGCTGGATGACTATCTGCCCAATATCCCGCTGAAGAATCACCACCGTGCACAGTTTGGTAACGATGTGAAAAAGCTGATGCGCCGCAGTCTGAGCTATGTGGACCGCTTTGTGGTCTCCACCGAGCCGCTGGCAGAGGCGTTTGCCGGCATGCATCCCGATATCGTGGTGCGGAAAAACCGCCTGTCGCATGACTGGTGGGGGCAGCTCCAGTCCCTGCGCGGGCAGGGGAAAAAACCGCGCGTCGGCTGGGCCGGTGGCTCCAGCCATACCGGCGATCTGGAGATGATTGTGGATGTGGTACGCCATTTCAAAGATCAGGTGGAGTGGGTCTTCTTTGGCATGTGCCCGGCCAAACTACAGCCCTATATTCATGAATATCACCATGGCGTCGAGATTGAGCGCTACCCGGCCAAACTGGCTTCGCTGAATCTCGATTTAGCGCTGGCACCGGTCGAAGATAACTTCTTCAACACCTGCAAAAGTAACCTGCGCCTGATGGAGTACGGTGCCTGTGGTATTCCGGTGATTTGCAGCGACGTGGCGTGTTACCGCGGAGATTTGACGGTGACGCGGGTGAAAAACCGCCATAAAGAGTGGGTGGACGCCATCAACATGCACCTTGCCGATCCGCAGGCCAGCGCGCGCATGGGCGCCACGCTGCAGCAGGAGATCCGCCAGCACTGGATGCTCGACGGGGAAAATCTGCGTGCCTGGGCCGCGGCCTGGACACAGTAA
- a CDS encoding flagellin N-terminal helical domain-containing protein has product MAVINTNTLSLTTQNNLSKSQASLGTAIERLSSGLRINSAKDDAAGQAIANRFTSNINGLTVAARNANDGISLAQTAEGALSEINNNLQRVRDLTVQAQNSSNSASDIDSIQAEVNQRMEEINRVTSQTDFNGIKVLNTGSGSTNYNFQVGSKDGETIAITISSSDGYNLAKAGTSGTALNTRAMTSGDTVNGTARTTSAEGFDVLKGAVTGGASGAASGTTPLADIDAAIKSVDSQRSLLGASQNRFESTITNLNNTVNNLSAARSRIQDSDYATEVSNMSRSQILQQAGSSVLAQANQVPQTMLSLLR; this is encoded by the coding sequence ATGGCAGTGATTAATACCAACACATTGTCGCTGACGACTCAGAACAACCTGTCAAAATCACAGGCGTCTCTGGGCACGGCGATTGAGCGTCTCTCTTCTGGTCTGCGTATTAACAGCGCAAAAGATGATGCTGCAGGTCAGGCGATTGCTAACCGCTTCACCTCTAACATTAATGGCCTGACCGTTGCTGCACGTAACGCCAACGACGGTATCTCTCTGGCACAGACCGCTGAAGGCGCGCTGTCCGAGATCAACAACAACTTACAGCGTGTGCGTGACCTGACCGTACAGGCGCAGAACAGCTCTAACTCTGCATCTGACATCGACTCCATCCAGGCTGAAGTTAACCAGCGTATGGAAGAGATCAACCGCGTGACGTCGCAGACCGACTTCAACGGCATCAAAGTGCTGAACACCGGTTCCGGCTCAACCAACTACAACTTCCAGGTGGGTTCAAAAGACGGCGAAACCATCGCTATCACCATCAGCTCCAGCGATGGCTACAACCTGGCGAAAGCCGGCACCAGCGGCACCGCACTGAACACCCGTGCGATGACCTCCGGTGACACCGTGAACGGCACCGCGCGTACCACCAGCGCGGAAGGCTTCGACGTGCTGAAAGGTGCCGTGACCGGCGGCGCATCGGGTGCAGCATCCGGCACCACGCCGCTGGCTGACATCGACGCAGCGATCAAGTCTGTTGACTCTCAGCGCAGCCTGCTGGGTGCGTCGCAGAACCGCTTCGAATCGACCATCACCAACCTGAACAACACGGTGAACAACCTGTCTGCAGCGCGCAGCCGTATTCAGGATTCTGACTACGCGACCGAAGTGTCCAACATGTCCCGCTCGCAGATCCTGCAGCAGGCTGGCTCTTCAGTACTGGCGCAGGCCAACCAGGTGCCACAGACCATGCTGTCTCTGCTGCGTTAA